A segment of the Parasynechococcus marenigrum WH 8102 genome:
ATCCCCAGGCAGCCGATTGAAAGCCTGCGCAGCGCTGGTAGCGGCGATGAAGCGCTGTTGGGGCATCTGCTGCTGGTGGCGGCCCGGGTTGCGCGGCAGGAGGGTCTGGAGGATTTCCGCACTGTGATCAACAGTGGCGCCGCCGCGGGGCAGACCGTGTTCCACCTGCATGTGCACGTGATCGGTGGCCGACCCCTGGATTGGCCGCCCGGTTGAGGTCAGCCTCGCCACAATGCACCCATGACGGTTTCTTCCATGGAGTCGCGCCAGGGTTTGCGCGGCCAGCTCAACAAGCTGCGCAACCTGGCCCAGCCTTTCTTCCTGCCCCTCGATCAGGCCAGCGGCTGGCAATTCGTTGGGTTGCTGGTGGCGCTGTTGTTCTGCGTCGGCGGGTTGGTGCTGGTGGCTCTCACCGGCCTGATTGGCCTGTTTGAACAGCTCTTGCCGGAGGTCACCGAGAAGTATTTCGGCGGGGTGTCCAGCACGATCGCCGGCATCTGGAGCAGCGCCTGGGGGGTGGTCTTCAGCGGTTTGTTCCTGATGGGAGGAGCGGCGTTCCTGGCGATGCGCCAACAGCTTCGCAACCGCCGCTGGCTGCACTGGCTGATGCTCGGCGTGATTGTGCTGATGTTGCTGACGGTCAATGGCATCAATGCCGGCATCGGCTTCATCGCGCGAGACCTCACCAATGCCCTGGTGGCCAAACAGGAAGATGGTTTTTATCGGATCCTGATTATTTACGCCTGCTGCTTTGTGGTGGCGTTGCCGATTCGTGTGTCTCAGATCTTCTTCACCTTCAAGCTGGGGATTATCTGGCGCGATTGGTTGTCTCGCAGCCTGATCGGGGACTACATGCGCAACCGCGCCTATTACGTTCTCAATCCGAACGATGAACAGGCAACGGATGTTGATAATCCAGACCAGCGCATTACCGATGACACCCGATCTTTCACGTCCCAGAGCCTTCAATTCACCCTTGGGGTATTCGATGCCCTGCTGACCTTTTCCCTCAACATTCTTATTCTCTGGAGCATCAGTACAACACTGACGCTGTCACTCTTCGGCTACGCAAGTTTCGCGACTGCAGTGCTGGTGATCTCCGGGCGCAAGCTGGTGAAGATCAACTTCGATCAGCTGCGCTACGAGGCTGATTTCCGCTACGGATTGGTTCATATCCGCAATAACGCCGAGTCCATTGCCTTTTACTCCGGTGAAGAGCCTGAAGCTGCTGAAACCGAGCGGCGTCTCGGCTCTGTTGTTCGTAATTTCAACCTTCTGATTATCTGGCGCGTCATCATTGATGTGATGCGTCGCTCGATCGGATATGCCGGAAACTTCTTTCCTTATCTGGTCATGGCTGTCCCCTACTTTGCAGGGGAAATTGATTACGGCGGCTTCATTCAAGCCAACTTCGCCTTCGGAATGGTGGAGGGATCGCTGTTCTATGTGGTGAATCAGATCGAGGAATTGGCGCAGTTCACGGCCGGAATCTCCCGCCTTGAGGGTTTCCAGAGCGAGGTGGAGCAGGTGAGCCGTGAGGCCAGGGGTGCAGACCCTGTGCAGCAGGGAGCGGAGTCGATCGTGGTGCGCCATGCCGATCTCACCCCACCCGGTGCTGATCAGCCGATCGTGCGGGATCTCAGCCTCAGCGTTGGTGAAACCGACAAATTGCTGGTGGTGGGTCCCTCCGGCTGCGGAAAGACCTCACTGCTGCGCATGATCAGTGGTCTTTGGTCCCCCAGTCAGGGGTATGTCGAACGTCCACCCACAGGCGAGCTCCTGTTCATCCCCCAGAAGCCCTACATGCTGCTGGGGTCGTTGCGGGAACAGCTTTGTTATCCCACCGATGAAGGCCGGTTCAGTGACGACCAACTTCGCCATGTGCTGGATGAGGTGAACCTCAGCACCCTCTCGACCCGCTACCCCGACCTGGACGTCAAGCAGGACTGGCCTCGCATCCTGTCCCTTGGTGAGCAGCAACGCCTGGCCTTCGGCCGATTACTGCTGAATGCCCCACGGTTCGTGGTGCTGGATGAAGCCACCAGTGCTCTGGATGTAGCCACAGAGGATCATCTCTATGCCTTGTTGCGCCAGCGGGAACTGGCGGTGATCAGCATTGGCCACCGTCCCACCCTCAAGCAGTTCCACGATTCAGTGCTCGAGCTCAGCGGCAACGGCGACTGGCGGTTGATGCCGGCGACCAGCTATGACTTCGAGCGTTCCTGATCAGGCCGGATGACCTCCCCCAGCGAGCCCCCTGCAACCGCTTCGGTTCCGGAGACGTCCGCCACAACCAGCGATGTCCCCGCTTTTGGCTGGAGTGGTTACGCCGAGCGGGTGAACGGTCGATTTGCCATGGTTGGCTTCACGGCAATTCTGGTGATCGAGGCGATCAGCGGAGACACCTTCCTGCATTGGGCAGGGCTGCTGCCCTGATCAGGGCAGGCGGATCAGGTCCACCTCCCAGCGTCCGCCGCGGCTCACCTGTACCGCCAACCGTCGCCCATCAGCATTGAGGCTTACGGCACGAGGCACCCCAGGTGGCTCCAGCGGCAGCCGTTGCACCGTGCCCACATTGCGGCGATACAGCACCAGTTCGGTGCGTTCGTCCCGCTGCTGCACCACCGCCAGGCGCGTGCCATCAGCACTGACGCTGACGCTGATCGGCTGGGCATCAGCGCGGTTGAGCCCCGGTAATGGCACCGGTTGCCGTGACCCCAGATCCACCAGGTCCACCCGTTCCCGGCCACCCCGCAGGGTCAGGCTGGCCAGCCAGCGTTGCGCCAGGGCGGGGTCGCGTCGGCTGCTGGCGTTCTGACGCAGCAGACCGTTGAAATCGGGCAGTGGTGTCGGCCGCGGACCACTGCAGCTCAGCAACAGGAGGGAGAGCAGCAGCAGCGAGGCGGTCGGCGTCATCGGGAGCTCTCCAATGGCGGCGTGGTGAGGGCCTGGCCGGCTGCACGATCCGGCTCCAGCAGTTCGCTGAGATCGAGCAGTTCCACCCGCCACTGGCCCTGGTCGGCCACCTGCAGGGCCAGCCGGCGGGCATCCGGCGCCAGGCTCAGGCGCACGGGATCCCGTCCACCGGGCAGGGGAAGGGGATGCAGCCGGCCATTGAGGCGGTCCAGCACCACCGCCAGACGCCGTTTGCCCCGTTGGGTGATCAAGGCCAGGTAACGGCCGTTCCAGCTCAGGGACGGTGAGCTATGGGGCTGATGGCGCCGCAATTGCGGCACCGGCCGGATGCTGCCGTCCTCTCCGCGCAGTTGCACCGTCGGACGACCCTGGATCTGGCTGATCACCGCCAGCAGGCGCCCGTCGCCACTGAGGGCGGGATCCTCCTGGCTGCGGTCGATCCAACCGGTTGCCGCTCGTTCCACCCGGCCGCTGCAACCCAGCAGGCTTGTGGCCAGCAGCAGCAGCAGCAGCGGCGATCGGACTGATGTCAGTCGTCGAAGCGGGAGCTGTTGTCCCGGGGGCGAGATGTTGAACCGCTGCTGCGGGAACTTCGGGGGGCCGGGCGATTGCCGGAACTCTCTGGTCGCCCTGAAGGCCTGTTGGGTGTTGTCATTTTCTTGGCGCTGTAGGCAGCATCTTCAGCGGCGGAACGGCTGGGTTTCGCCGATGTGCTGGGGCGAGTTTCGGCCTCGGCTGCAGACTCGACGGCACTGCGGCCCGTGGGACGGCTGCCACGGCGCTGGTCCTGGCGCTGGGTGCGGCGGTCACCAAAGTCGGCACGTTTCTCCCGTGGTTCATCACCAGCGCGGAAACGGGCCATGCGGC
Coding sequences within it:
- a CDS encoding histidine triad nucleotide-binding protein, which encodes MADDTIFGKILRGDIPCDEVYSDDRCLAFRDIAPQAPVHVLVIPRQPIESLRSAGSGDEALLGHLLLVAARVARQEGLEDFRTVINSGAAAGQTVFHLHVHVIGGRPLDWPPG
- a CDS encoding ABC transporter ATP-binding protein/permease, which produces MTVSSMESRQGLRGQLNKLRNLAQPFFLPLDQASGWQFVGLLVALLFCVGGLVLVALTGLIGLFEQLLPEVTEKYFGGVSSTIAGIWSSAWGVVFSGLFLMGGAAFLAMRQQLRNRRWLHWLMLGVIVLMLLTVNGINAGIGFIARDLTNALVAKQEDGFYRILIIYACCFVVALPIRVSQIFFTFKLGIIWRDWLSRSLIGDYMRNRAYYVLNPNDEQATDVDNPDQRITDDTRSFTSQSLQFTLGVFDALLTFSLNILILWSISTTLTLSLFGYASFATAVLVISGRKLVKINFDQLRYEADFRYGLVHIRNNAESIAFYSGEEPEAAETERRLGSVVRNFNLLIIWRVIIDVMRRSIGYAGNFFPYLVMAVPYFAGEIDYGGFIQANFAFGMVEGSLFYVVNQIEELAQFTAGISRLEGFQSEVEQVSREARGADPVQQGAESIVVRHADLTPPGADQPIVRDLSLSVGETDKLLVVGPSGCGKTSLLRMISGLWSPSQGYVERPPTGELLFIPQKPYMLLGSLREQLCYPTDEGRFSDDQLRHVLDEVNLSTLSTRYPDLDVKQDWPRILSLGEQQRLAFGRLLLNAPRFVVLDEATSALDVATEDHLYALLRQRELAVISIGHRPTLKQFHDSVLELSGNGDWRLMPATSYDFERS
- a CDS encoding chlorophyll a/b-binding protein — translated: MTSPSEPPATASVPETSATTSDVPAFGWSGYAERVNGRFAMVGFTAILVIEAISGDTFLHWAGLLP
- a CDS encoding TolB family protein, which encodes MTPTASLLLLSLLLLSCSGPRPTPLPDFNGLLRQNASSRRDPALAQRWLASLTLRGGRERVDLVDLGSRQPVPLPGLNRADAQPISVSVSADGTRLAVVQQRDERTELVLYRRNVGTVQRLPLEPPGVPRAVSLNADGRRLAVQVSRGGRWEVDLIRLP
- a CDS encoding TolB-like translocation protein, encoding MERAATGWIDRSQEDPALSGDGRLLAVISQIQGRPTVQLRGEDGSIRPVPQLRRHQPHSSPSLSWNGRYLALITQRGKRRLAVVLDRLNGRLHPLPLPGGRDPVRLSLAPDARRLALQVADQGQWRVELLDLSELLEPDRAAGQALTTPPLESSR